A genomic region of Stenotrophomonas sp. NA06056 contains the following coding sequences:
- the trxA gene encoding thioredoxin produces the protein MTETTYVFDATTATFEADVLQKSLQTPVLVDFWATWCEPCKTLGPMLEKLAGEYNGAFELAKVDVDKEQQIAAAFQIRSVPTVFLVKGGQLVDGFPGALPEGQLREFLAQHGVVPADVGDAIVEDEAPLDPQAQVDVLRAQIAAEPGKDELKLDLALALLQVGGVDEAGTLIDALPANLATDDRAVRGRARLAFAAALKEAPPAEVLEARIAADGKDLQARHLRGVQLLLAGDDEAALEQFLEMLRIDRAFQEGLPRKALIDAFNVISDEDLVGRSRRRMASLLF, from the coding sequence ATGACCGAGACGACCTACGTATTCGACGCCACCACCGCCACCTTCGAGGCGGACGTGCTGCAGAAGTCGCTGCAGACGCCGGTCCTGGTGGATTTCTGGGCGACCTGGTGCGAACCGTGCAAGACCCTCGGCCCGATGCTGGAAAAGCTGGCCGGCGAATACAACGGTGCGTTCGAACTGGCCAAGGTCGATGTGGACAAGGAACAGCAGATCGCAGCCGCCTTCCAGATCCGTTCGGTGCCCACCGTGTTCCTGGTCAAGGGTGGGCAGCTGGTGGACGGCTTCCCCGGTGCCCTGCCGGAAGGTCAGCTGCGTGAATTCCTGGCCCAGCACGGCGTTGTGCCGGCCGATGTCGGCGACGCCATCGTCGAGGACGAGGCCCCGCTCGACCCGCAGGCGCAGGTGGACGTGCTGCGCGCGCAGATCGCAGCCGAGCCGGGCAAGGACGAGCTGAAGCTCGACCTGGCCCTGGCACTGCTGCAGGTTGGCGGCGTGGACGAGGCCGGTACCCTGATCGACGCCCTGCCCGCCAACCTGGCTACCGATGACCGCGCCGTGCGTGGCCGCGCACGCCTTGCTTTCGCCGCCGCGCTGAAGGAAGCCCCGCCCGCCGAGGTGCTGGAGGCGCGCATCGCCGCCGACGGCAAGGATCTGCAGGCACGTCATCTGCGCGGCGTGCAGCTGCTGCTGGCCGGCGACGACGAAGCCGCACTGGAACAGTTCCTGGAGATGCTGCGGATCGACCGCGCTTTCCAGGAAGGACTGCCGCGCAAGGCGCTGATCGATGCCTTCAACGTCATCTCCGATGAAGACCTGGTCGGCCGTTCGCGGCGCCGGATGGCCTCCCTGCTGTTCTGA
- a CDS encoding FecR domain-containing protein — protein sequence MGSCSCAPALPGQQSVTVGRSSSFIMRFLRTLLCALCLLPAFAGAQDWNYRVRPGDTLWDLGAAYLKPSVGWQQLQQHNRIDNPYRLPPGELLRFPIGWLRIEPAPARVLAVRGQVELSAADGSSSRAVRAGEQLHIGDAIQTKADSSITLEFADASRLQLREYSRLRLDQLSRYGRTGMVDTRLRLQQGRASNRVTPARGPASRYIIDAPTATSSVRGTVFRVSAGDDAHAGATEVLEGKVQVGNPHGQRLVHPGQASRSAGSETAPEAVSGLLPAPHLRADSTRLGALPAQLDWQPVAGADHYRVEVVQAGTPEILLFAATTTDTRMVIGELPPGALRLLLRAVDAQGVEGLDASEDFLLSDQPPPPLTISPLQGQTVNSDRPRFQWSQAPGASSSVLQIADEPQFLQPLREQRSGGTDLRLGEPLPPGQYYWRIASRDGQGHQGRYGQALTLHLSDEPVDPALQPPEATDGELTLRWQAGSDGQRYRVQVDRRGDFSTPLVDATVDQPQVSFKRPWRGTLYIRVQYIDDDGHAGPFSPAQQVKLPCRLCYGAGGGVLLLWLLL from the coding sequence ATGGGGTCTTGCAGCTGCGCCCCCGCTTTGCCGGGACAGCAATCCGTGACCGTTGGCCGCTCGTCGTCTTTCATCATGCGTTTCCTGCGCACACTGCTGTGTGCCCTCTGCCTGTTGCCGGCGTTCGCCGGCGCGCAGGACTGGAACTACCGGGTCCGCCCCGGCGATACCCTGTGGGATCTGGGTGCGGCCTATCTCAAGCCCAGCGTGGGCTGGCAACAGCTGCAGCAGCACAACCGCATCGACAATCCGTACCGGCTGCCGCCGGGTGAACTGCTGCGCTTCCCGATCGGCTGGTTGCGCATTGAACCCGCACCCGCGCGGGTGCTCGCCGTGCGTGGGCAGGTTGAACTGAGCGCGGCCGATGGCAGCAGCAGCCGCGCTGTGCGCGCAGGTGAGCAGCTGCACATCGGCGATGCGATCCAGACCAAGGCCGACTCCAGTATCACGCTTGAATTCGCCGACGCCTCGCGGCTGCAGCTGCGCGAGTACTCACGCCTGCGCCTGGACCAGCTCAGCCGTTATGGACGCACCGGCATGGTCGATACCCGCCTGCGCCTGCAGCAGGGGCGCGCCAGCAACCGGGTCACCCCGGCGCGTGGACCCGCCTCGCGTTACATCATCGATGCACCCACGGCCACCAGCAGCGTGCGCGGCACCGTGTTCCGGGTCAGCGCCGGCGATGACGCCCATGCCGGTGCCACCGAAGTGCTGGAAGGCAAAGTGCAGGTCGGCAACCCACATGGCCAGCGCCTGGTCCATCCCGGCCAGGCCAGCCGCAGCGCGGGCAGCGAAACAGCACCCGAAGCGGTTTCCGGGCTGCTGCCGGCACCACACCTGCGCGCCGATTCGACCCGCCTGGGCGCCCTGCCGGCCCAGCTCGACTGGCAGCCCGTGGCAGGCGCCGATCACTACCGCGTCGAAGTCGTACAGGCCGGCACTCCGGAAATTCTGCTGTTTGCCGCCACCACCACCGACACCCGGATGGTGATCGGCGAGCTGCCGCCGGGAGCGCTGCGCCTGCTGCTGCGCGCGGTGGATGCACAAGGCGTGGAAGGACTCGATGCCAGCGAGGATTTCCTCCTCAGCGACCAGCCGCCACCGCCGCTGACCATTTCGCCGCTGCAGGGCCAGACGGTGAACAGCGACCGGCCGCGCTTCCAGTGGAGCCAGGCACCCGGTGCAAGCAGCAGCGTGCTGCAGATCGCCGACGAACCGCAGTTCCTGCAGCCGCTGCGCGAGCAGCGTTCCGGTGGCACCGACCTGCGCCTGGGCGAACCACTGCCTCCCGGCCAGTACTACTGGCGGATCGCGTCGCGTGATGGTCAGGGCCACCAGGGTCGCTATGGCCAGGCGCTGACGCTGCATCTGAGCGACGAACCCGTGGACCCGGCACTGCAGCCGCCCGAAGCCACCGATGGTGAGCTGACCCTGCGCTGGCAGGCCGGAAGCGATGGCCAGCGCTACCGGGTGCAGGTCGATCGTCGCGGCGATTTCAGCACACCACTGGTCGATGCCACCGTTGACCAACCACAGGTCAGCTTCAAGCGCCCGTGGCGCGGCACGCTGTACATCCGTGTGCAGTACATCGACGATGACGGCCATGCGGGCCCGTTCTCGCCTGCCCAGCAGGTGAAGCTGCCATGCCGCCTGTGCTACGGCGCGGGCGGCGGCGTCCTGCTGCTCTGGCTGCTGCTGTGA
- a CDS encoding DUF998 domain-containing protein — protein MSVVRLDRWVGVLAAALFVLSVVGFGAALPDYSQALHPVTWLGAHGIPHALGFNLLGLVLPGALAVVVAERLRRLLPVDAAWTARVGSQMLLLAGLAFIAMGLLPLDFEDQMDMQGPASKLHASMWMVWALAFVAGSVLLGAARLRHSGGRRLGLLALGCGIGAGLLAFGLPGVLPAALAQRLAFACWALWLALALPLSRGR, from the coding sequence ATGTCCGTGGTTCGGCTGGACCGTTGGGTGGGCGTGCTCGCCGCAGCCCTGTTCGTGCTGTCGGTGGTCGGCTTCGGTGCGGCGCTGCCGGACTATTCGCAGGCGCTGCATCCGGTGACCTGGCTGGGCGCGCATGGCATCCCCCATGCGCTGGGCTTCAACCTGCTGGGCCTGGTGCTGCCGGGCGCGCTGGCGGTCGTCGTGGCCGAGCGCCTGCGCCGGCTGCTGCCGGTGGACGCTGCCTGGACGGCACGCGTGGGCAGCCAGATGCTGCTGCTGGCCGGCCTTGCCTTCATCGCGATGGGTCTGCTGCCGCTGGATTTCGAGGACCAGATGGACATGCAGGGCCCGGCCAGCAAGCTGCACGCCAGCATGTGGATGGTCTGGGCGCTGGCCTTTGTCGCAGGTAGCGTGCTGCTGGGGGCGGCACGGCTGCGGCACTCGGGTGGGCGCAGATTGGGTCTGCTGGCGCTGGGCTGCGGGATCGGTGCCGGTCTGCTCGCGTTCGGCCTGCCCGGTGTACTGCCGGCGGCGCTGGCGCAGCGCCTGGCCTTTGCCTGCTGGGCACTGTGGCTGGCCTTGGCCCTGCCTCTGTCGCGCGGGCGCTGA
- a CDS encoding CHASE2 domain-containing protein — protein sequence MRRSPLPWSRRILLALLAGVSTAVVSHGQWLWRQDETAYDMMVGSWDYRPDPSVLIVAIDEGSLQRLGQWPWPRSVHARLLDRLTDAGAERVALDLMLSEPDRRDARQDAELAAAIRRNGRVVLPVLAAPAAGDRMAEEMLPIPLIAASAAAIGHSDVEVDGDGVARGIYLHAGIGQAHWPALGLALTGLPPQRAQGLPDPDPALDSPYQWRRNDYVRVRYAGPPERLPQVSYADVLEGRVDASMLHGRRIVVGMTASGITTRLLTPTTREYWMSGSEYQANIASMLLQDKQIDVLPRAWQDALAGLLVALCVLLLGLRLPWVVALCALPAAPLLSWLLLRTGSLWWAPASALLGVLLVLTAWATWRIASWHRQANRDALTGLGNRLRFEQSLQQECDAARRSGKPLTLALIDVDHFKHHNDRHGHQVGDRVLCEVARLIQAHARRPRDMAARYGGDEFALVLPDTPVEGARQVIEDLISCIRALPPPGDGSDTGVTLTIGVYTRVPDSDLQPHHFVEGADNALYRAKDNGRDGYVIDAGTPGP from the coding sequence GTGAGACGCTCGCCTTTACCGTGGTCGCGACGGATCCTGCTGGCCCTGCTGGCAGGTGTATCGACTGCTGTGGTCAGCCACGGCCAATGGCTGTGGCGGCAGGACGAAACGGCGTACGACATGATGGTCGGCAGCTGGGACTACCGCCCCGACCCCAGCGTGCTGATCGTCGCCATCGACGAGGGCAGCCTGCAGCGGCTGGGCCAGTGGCCGTGGCCGCGCTCGGTACATGCCCGCCTGCTGGACCGCCTGACCGATGCCGGTGCCGAGCGCGTCGCGCTGGACCTCATGCTGTCCGAGCCCGACCGCCGCGATGCGCGCCAGGATGCCGAGCTTGCAGCGGCGATCCGGCGCAACGGCCGCGTGGTGCTGCCCGTGCTGGCCGCGCCTGCCGCCGGTGACCGCATGGCCGAGGAGATGTTGCCCATTCCGCTGATTGCTGCCAGCGCGGCCGCCATCGGCCACAGCGACGTCGAAGTCGACGGCGATGGGGTCGCCCGTGGAATCTATCTGCATGCCGGTATCGGCCAGGCACACTGGCCTGCACTCGGCCTGGCGTTGACCGGTCTGCCGCCGCAACGCGCGCAGGGCCTGCCCGACCCCGACCCCGCGCTGGACTCGCCCTACCAGTGGCGCCGCAACGACTACGTGCGCGTGCGCTATGCCGGGCCACCGGAACGCTTGCCGCAGGTGTCCTACGCCGATGTACTGGAGGGTCGCGTGGATGCCTCGATGCTGCATGGCAGGCGCATCGTGGTGGGCATGACGGCCAGCGGCATCACCACCCGCCTGTTGACGCCCACCACCCGCGAATACTGGATGAGCGGCAGCGAGTACCAGGCCAACATCGCCTCGATGCTGCTGCAGGACAAGCAGATCGACGTGTTGCCCCGCGCCTGGCAGGACGCCCTGGCCGGCCTGCTGGTGGCGCTGTGCGTACTGCTGCTCGGGCTGCGCCTGCCCTGGGTGGTTGCCCTGTGCGCGCTGCCCGCCGCGCCGCTGCTGAGCTGGCTGCTGCTGCGCACTGGCAGCCTCTGGTGGGCGCCGGCCAGCGCCCTGCTCGGCGTCCTGCTGGTACTGACCGCATGGGCGACCTGGCGGATCGCCTCCTGGCACCGCCAGGCCAACCGCGACGCGCTGACCGGACTGGGCAACCGCCTGCGCTTCGAACAATCGCTGCAACAGGAATGCGACGCGGCACGCCGCAGCGGCAAGCCCCTGACCCTGGCCCTGATCGATGTCGACCACTTCAAGCACCACAACGATCGTCATGGCCACCAGGTCGGCGATCGCGTGCTGTGCGAAGTAGCCCGCCTGATCCAGGCGCATGCCCGGCGTCCCCGTGACATGGCCGCACGCTACGGCGGCGACGAGTTCGCCCTGGTACTGCCCGACACCCCGGTGGAAGGCGCACGGCAGGTGATCGAAGACCTGATCTCCTGCATCCGCGCCCTGCCGCCGCCCGGTGATGGCAGCGACACGGGCGTCACCCTGACCATCGGCGTCTATACCCGCGTGCCGGACAGCGACCTGCAGCCACATCATTTCGTCGAAGGCGCCGACAACGCCCTTTACCGGGCCAAGGACAATGGCCGCGACGGCTATGTGATCGACGCGGGCACGCCCGGACCGTAG
- the lptE gene encoding LPS assembly lipoprotein LptE, with amino-acid sequence MTRILLALVLVLGLAGCGFHLRNKLMLPTDTAPVKVVSTAPYSELVKLLNRSLLASGARLADEDSKDPTTQLQVLSERWGDLPIAIDSQGRAQEYSLRYAVIFIFRREDGSELVPQQVIELSRDYVSPPTDATGTTTEREILADELRREMSASIIRRIDSVVRAELEKGGSLSAPKPVEHDPVEPAPAVKH; translated from the coding sequence ATGACCCGAATCCTGCTTGCCCTCGTTCTTGTCCTCGGCCTCGCCGGCTGCGGTTTCCACCTGCGCAACAAGCTGATGCTGCCGACCGATACGGCGCCGGTGAAGGTGGTATCCACCGCACCCTACAGCGAGCTGGTCAAGCTGTTGAACCGCAGTCTGCTGGCATCCGGTGCGCGCTTGGCCGATGAGGACAGCAAGGACCCCACCACCCAGCTGCAGGTGTTGTCCGAGCGCTGGGGTGACCTGCCCATCGCGATCGACTCGCAGGGCCGCGCGCAGGAGTACAGCCTGCGCTACGCGGTGATCTTCATCTTCCGCCGCGAAGATGGCAGCGAACTGGTGCCGCAGCAGGTGATCGAACTGTCGCGCGACTACGTGTCGCCGCCGACCGACGCCACCGGTACCACCACCGAACGCGAGATCCTGGCCGATGAGCTGCGCCGGGAAATGTCGGCCTCGATCATCCGCCGCATCGACAGCGTGGTCCGTGCTGAACTGGAAAAGGGTGGCAGCCTGTCGGCGCCGAAGCCGGTCGAGCACGACCCGGTCGAGCCCGCACCTGCCGTCAAGCACTGA
- a CDS encoding queuosine precursor transporter, whose amino-acid sequence MSEASHARPLQDRAVLLFIVLAAFFCGNAVLAELIGVKIFALEDTLGIDPLNWNLFGQTGSLSFTAGTLLWPVVFIMTDTINEFFGKRGVRFISWLAVVLIAYGFLFAFAAISLAPASWWVTSMDAHGVPDYQAAFAAVFGQGMWTIAGSLVAFLFGQLIDVAVFHRIRQATGERHVWLRATGSTAVSQLVDSFVVIWIAFVLGPQHWPTSLFLAVSSVNYVYKMGFAIALIPLLYLMRRAITRYLGEQRAADLRAAAAAD is encoded by the coding sequence ATGAGCGAGGCGTCGCACGCGCGGCCACTGCAGGACCGCGCGGTCCTGCTGTTCATCGTGCTGGCCGCGTTCTTCTGCGGCAACGCGGTGCTGGCCGAACTGATCGGGGTGAAGATCTTCGCCCTGGAAGACACCCTCGGCATCGACCCGCTGAACTGGAACCTGTTCGGCCAGACCGGCTCGTTGAGCTTCACCGCTGGCACGCTGCTGTGGCCGGTGGTGTTCATCATGACCGACACCATCAACGAATTCTTCGGCAAGCGCGGGGTGCGTTTCATCTCGTGGCTGGCGGTGGTGCTGATCGCCTACGGCTTCCTGTTCGCCTTCGCTGCGATCTCGCTGGCACCGGCCAGTTGGTGGGTGACCTCGATGGATGCCCACGGCGTGCCCGATTACCAGGCCGCGTTCGCCGCGGTGTTCGGACAGGGCATGTGGACCATCGCCGGCTCGCTGGTGGCGTTCCTGTTCGGCCAGTTGATCGACGTGGCGGTGTTCCATCGCATCCGCCAGGCCACCGGCGAACGTCATGTATGGCTGCGTGCCACGGGTTCCACCGCGGTCTCGCAGCTGGTGGACAGCTTCGTGGTGATCTGGATCGCCTTCGTGCTCGGCCCGCAGCACTGGCCGACCTCGCTGTTCCTGGCAGTGAGCAGCGTCAACTATGTCTACAAGATGGGCTTCGCGATCGCCCTGATTCCGTTGCTGTACCTGATGCGCCGCGCAATCACCCGCTATCTGGGCGAGCAGCGCGCCGCCGACCTGCGCGCTGCGGCCGCGGCTGACTGA
- a CDS encoding DUF4442 domain-containing protein, with product MKASTFRFGLNLWPPFLFTGIHVTRITPDYRQIDVELRLRPWNRNYVGTHFGGSLFAMTDPFWMLGLMHTLGRDYYVWDRAGAIDFLKPGRGTVRTSFRIDDALLEELRAEAAGGGKVLRWFSNDVVDEAGEVVAQVRKQVYVRLKPHAR from the coding sequence ATGAAAGCCAGCACGTTCCGCTTCGGCCTCAATCTGTGGCCACCGTTCCTGTTCACCGGCATCCATGTCACCCGGATCACCCCGGACTACCGTCAGATCGACGTGGAACTGCGCCTGCGCCCCTGGAACCGCAACTACGTCGGCACCCACTTCGGCGGCAGCCTGTTCGCGATGACCGATCCGTTCTGGATGCTGGGCCTGATGCACACGCTCGGCCGTGATTACTACGTCTGGGATCGCGCCGGTGCGATCGATTTCCTCAAGCCCGGTCGCGGAACAGTACGCACCTCGTTCCGCATCGACGATGCCTTGCTGGAGGAACTGCGTGCCGAGGCGGCCGGTGGCGGAAAAGTGCTGCGCTGGTTCAGCAACGACGTGGTCGACGAAGCAGGCGAGGTCGTCGCGCAGGTACGCAAGCAGGTCTATGTGCGCTTGAAGCCACACGCACGGTAA
- a CDS encoding DUF502 domain-containing protein: protein MSLEAPALVPRPSLQRLFLTGLLTLLPIWLTWVVVKFVFVLLSGISSPLVVPLSEQIATNFPHYLGWVRAEWIQNTIALLATLLVILAVGVASRRVVGQRLLRWVGAIIKRIPLASIIYDSAKKLLDMLQTEPGSTQRVVLIDFPHRDMKSVGLVTRVIKEQGTDRELAAVYVPTTPNPTSGYLEIVPVELLTPTDWTVDQAMSFIISGGAVAPSSVPFTRAGDRSE from the coding sequence ATGTCGCTCGAAGCCCCCGCCCTGGTTCCCCGCCCCTCCCTGCAGCGCCTGTTCCTGACCGGCCTGCTGACCCTGTTGCCGATCTGGCTGACCTGGGTGGTGGTCAAATTCGTGTTCGTGCTGCTGTCGGGCATCTCCAGCCCGCTGGTGGTGCCGCTGTCCGAACAGATCGCGACCAACTTCCCGCATTACCTCGGCTGGGTCCGCGCCGAATGGATCCAGAACACCATCGCCCTGCTGGCCACCCTGCTGGTGATCCTGGCAGTGGGCGTGGCCAGCCGCCGCGTGGTCGGCCAGCGCCTGCTGCGCTGGGTCGGTGCGATCATCAAGCGCATTCCGCTGGCCAGCATCATCTATGACAGCGCCAAGAAGCTGCTGGACATGCTGCAGACCGAGCCGGGCAGCACCCAGCGCGTGGTGCTGATCGACTTCCCGCATCGGGACATGAAATCGGTCGGCCTGGTTACCCGGGTCATCAAGGAACAGGGCACCGATCGCGAACTGGCCGCCGTCTATGTACCGACCACGCCGAACCCGACCTCGGGCTATCTGGAGATCGTGCCCGTCGAACTGCTCACCCCGACCGACTGGACGGTGGACCAGGCGATGAGCTTCATCATTTCCGGCGGTGCAGTGGCACCCTCCAGCGTTCCGTTCACCCGCGCTGGCGATCGTTCCGAATGA
- the leuS gene encoding leucine--tRNA ligase, whose product MTSVEPNVYDPQQVESAAQKYWDATRAFEVDEASDKPKYYCLSMLPYPSGALHMGHVRNYTIGDVISRYKRMTGHNVLQPMGWDAFGLPAENAAIKNKTAPAAWTYKNIDHMRSQLQSLGYAIDWSREFATCRPDYYVHEQRMFTRLMRKGLAYRRNAVVNWDPVDQTVLANEQVIDGRGWRSGALVEKREIPQWFLRITDYAQELLDGLDELDGWPDSVKTMQRNWIGRSEGLEIQFDVRDVDGAALDPLRVFTTRPDTVMGVTFVSIAGEHPLALHAAKNNPELAALLSEMKQGGVSEAELETQEKRGMDTGLRAVHPVTGAQVPVWVANFVLMGYGTGAVMAVPGHDQRDNEFANKYDLPIRQVIALKSLRKDEGAYDATRWQDWYGDKTRETELINSEEFDGLDFQGAFEALAERFERKAQGQRRVNYRLRDWGVSRQRYWGCPIPVIYCDKCGAVPVPEDQLPVVLPEDVAFSGTGSPIKTDPEWRKTTCPDCGGAAERETDTFDTFMESSWYYARYTSPGARDAVDKRGNYWLPVDQYIGGIEHAILHLMYFRFYHKLLRDARMVDSNEPARNLLCQGMVIAETYYRPNPDGSKDWINPADVDVQRDERGRITGATLVADGQPVVVGGTEKMSKSKNNGVDPQAMVGKYGADTVRLFSMFAAPPEQSLEWNEAGVDGMARFLRRLWAQVQKHAADGAAPALDAAALDASQKALRRKTHETIGKVGDDYGRRHSFNTAIAAVMELMNALAKFEDGSEQGRAVRQEALQAIVLLLNPITPHASHALWQVLGHGETLLEDQPFPQADSNALVRDALTLAVQVNGKLRGTIEVAADAAREQIEALALAEPNAAKFLEGLTVRKIIIVPGKIVNIVAA is encoded by the coding sequence ATGACCAGCGTCGAACCCAACGTTTACGATCCGCAGCAGGTTGAATCCGCCGCCCAGAAGTACTGGGACGCTACCCGTGCCTTCGAGGTCGATGAAGCCTCGGACAAGCCGAAGTACTACTGCCTGTCGATGCTTCCGTATCCGTCCGGTGCGCTGCACATGGGCCACGTGCGCAACTACACGATCGGCGACGTGATCAGCCGCTACAAGCGCATGACCGGCCACAACGTCCTGCAGCCGATGGGCTGGGACGCATTCGGCCTGCCGGCGGAAAACGCTGCGATCAAGAACAAGACCGCGCCGGCCGCCTGGACCTACAAGAACATCGACCACATGCGCAGCCAGCTGCAGTCGCTGGGCTATGCCATCGACTGGTCGCGCGAGTTCGCCACCTGCCGCCCGGACTATTACGTCCACGAGCAGCGCATGTTCACCCGCCTGATGCGCAAGGGCTTGGCCTACCGCCGCAATGCGGTGGTGAACTGGGACCCGGTCGACCAGACCGTGCTGGCCAACGAGCAGGTCATCGATGGCCGTGGCTGGCGCTCCGGTGCGCTGGTGGAAAAACGCGAGATTCCGCAGTGGTTCCTGCGCATCACCGACTACGCCCAGGAACTGCTGGACGGCCTGGATGAGCTGGACGGCTGGCCGGACTCGGTCAAGACCATGCAGCGCAACTGGATCGGCCGTTCCGAAGGCCTGGAAATCCAGTTCGATGTGCGCGACGTTGATGGCGCCGCCCTGGATCCGCTGCGCGTGTTCACCACCCGCCCGGATACCGTGATGGGCGTGACCTTCGTGTCGATCGCCGGCGAACATCCGCTGGCGCTGCATGCGGCGAAGAACAACCCGGAACTGGCTGCGCTGCTGTCGGAAATGAAGCAGGGCGGCGTGTCCGAGGCCGAGCTGGAGACCCAGGAAAAGCGCGGTATGGATACCGGCCTGCGCGCCGTGCATCCGGTGACCGGTGCCCAGGTGCCGGTATGGGTCGCCAACTTCGTGCTGATGGGCTACGGCACCGGCGCCGTGATGGCCGTACCGGGCCATGACCAGCGCGACAATGAGTTCGCCAACAAGTATGACCTCCCGATCCGCCAGGTCATCGCGCTGAAGTCGCTGCGCAAGGACGAGGGCGCCTACGACGCGACGCGTTGGCAGGACTGGTACGGCGACAAGACCCGCGAAACCGAGCTGATCAACTCCGAAGAGTTCGACGGTCTGGACTTCCAGGGCGCTTTCGAAGCACTGGCCGAACGGTTCGAGCGCAAGGCCCAGGGCCAGCGCCGCGTGAACTACCGTCTGCGCGACTGGGGCGTGAGCCGCCAGCGTTACTGGGGCTGCCCGATTCCGGTGATCTACTGCGACAAGTGTGGCGCGGTGCCGGTGCCGGAAGACCAGCTGCCGGTGGTGCTGCCGGAAGACGTGGCGTTCTCGGGTACCGGTTCGCCGATCAAGACCGATCCAGAATGGCGCAAGACCACCTGCCCGGACTGCGGTGGCGCGGCCGAGCGTGAGACCGACACCTTCGACACCTTCATGGAGTCGAGCTGGTACTACGCCCGTTACACCTCGCCGGGCGCCCGTGATGCGGTCGACAAGCGTGGCAACTACTGGTTGCCGGTGGACCAGTACATTGGTGGCATCGAGCACGCGATCCTGCACCTGATGTATTTCCGCTTCTACCACAAGCTGCTGCGCGACGCGCGCATGGTGGACAGCAACGAACCGGCACGCAACCTGCTGTGCCAGGGCATGGTGATCGCCGAGACCTACTATCGTCCGAACCCGGACGGCTCGAAGGACTGGATCAACCCGGCCGACGTGGACGTGCAGCGCGATGAGCGCGGCCGCATCACCGGTGCGACGCTGGTCGCCGACGGTCAGCCGGTCGTGGTCGGCGGTACCGAGAAGATGTCCAAGTCGAAGAACAACGGCGTGGACCCGCAGGCGATGGTCGGCAAGTACGGTGCCGACACCGTGCGCCTGTTCTCGATGTTCGCGGCGCCGCCGGAACAGTCGCTGGAATGGAACGAAGCCGGCGTGGACGGCATGGCCCGCTTCCTGCGCCGCCTGTGGGCGCAGGTGCAGAAGCATGCTGCCGACGGTGCCGCACCGGCGCTGGATGCAGCCGCGCTGGATGCCAGCCAGAAAGCCCTGCGCCGCAAGACCCACGAGACCATCGGCAAGGTCGGTGACGACTACGGCCGCCGCCACAGTTTCAATACCGCGATTGCCGCGGTGATGGAGCTGATGAACGCGCTGGCCAAGTTCGAGGACGGCAGTGAACAGGGGCGCGCCGTGCGCCAGGAAGCACTGCAGGCCATCGTGCTGCTGCTCAATCCGATCACCCCGCACGCCAGCCACGCCCTGTGGCAGGTGCTGGGCCATGGCGAAACGCTGCTGGAAGACCAGCCGTTCCCGCAGGCCGACAGCAATGCGCTGGTACGTGACGCGCTGACCCTGGCCGTGCAGGTCAATGGCAAGCTGCGTGGCACCATCGAGGTCGCCGCCGACGCTGCGCGCGAGCAGATCGAAGCGCTGGCACTGGCCGAGCCGAATGCGGCCAAGTTCCTGGAAGGCCTGACGGTGCGCAAGATCATCATCGTCCCCGGCAAGATCGTGAACATCGTCGCTGCCTGA